The Prosthecobacter sp. SYSU 5D2 genome has a window encoding:
- a CDS encoding ISAs1 family transposase, whose amino-acid sequence MHYYLSSLPPDAAKLGGHIRAHWAIENQCHHVLDTTFREDESQMRDVPAAHNLSLMRKFAMKLLMDHSLKGSLRSKRQRAVLSPEFRSQLIQALFPHF is encoded by the coding sequence GTGCATTACTACCTGAGCAGCTTGCCGCCGGATGCCGCGAAGCTCGGCGGCCACATCCGGGCGCACTGGGCCATCGAGAACCAGTGCCACCATGTCCTGGACACCACCTTCCGCGAGGATGAGAGCCAGATGCGGGATGTGCCAGCTGCGCACAACCTGAGCCTGATGCGGAAGTTTGCAATGAAACTGCTCATGGACCACTCGCTGAAAGGCAGCCTGCGATCCAAACGCCAGAGGGCCGTCTTGTCCCCAGAATTTCGCTCTCAATTGATCCAAGCTTTGTTTCCCCATTTTTAA
- a CDS encoding PQQ-binding-like beta-propeller repeat protein: protein MKLTYFLALTLAASFANAENWPNWRGPAMDGSSPEKNFPAKFSKTEGVKWSVDVPAISASVPVVWGDKVFLTAPIVDKQQLVGLCYDAKTGKELWRKVVSEGGLQWDNKSNLASPSPVTDGERVIFLFADAVAASFDLAGNLQWKRDFKETHGAFATQWTYGSSPMLDGGKLYIQVLQRDEPFEFQGFPKGTPGKDMTSYILAVDPATGKDVWKQLRKTPAEVESLEAFSSPVFADHDGKRIMLISGGDTLTLHDAATGSEYARLTTWNLAGEGYNKFFRLVPSPVVGEGIALVCAPKNSPVFAMPLDSKGNEIKPLWASDPKEVTTDVSTPAFYEGSFYVLDSGRRTVSRVEPKTGKVIWTGETGSKAKFESSPTVVDGKIYMTNFWGDVYVVKAGGDKFELLSVNEMGNGSKPNGDAASCRSSIAAANGCLFIRTQDKLYCVGQ from the coding sequence ATGAAACTGACCTACTTCCTCGCCCTGACTCTCGCGGCCTCCTTTGCCAATGCTGAAAACTGGCCCAACTGGCGCGGGCCGGCCATGGACGGCTCCAGCCCAGAGAAAAACTTTCCCGCCAAATTCAGCAAAACCGAAGGGGTCAAATGGTCCGTGGATGTTCCGGCCATCTCCGCCTCCGTGCCGGTGGTCTGGGGGGACAAGGTCTTCCTGACCGCGCCCATCGTGGACAAGCAGCAGCTGGTCGGTCTTTGCTATGATGCCAAAACCGGCAAGGAACTCTGGCGCAAGGTCGTCTCCGAAGGCGGTCTGCAGTGGGATAACAAGAGCAACCTGGCCAGCCCCTCCCCCGTCACCGATGGCGAGCGCGTCATCTTCCTCTTTGCCGATGCCGTTGCCGCCAGTTTTGATCTGGCTGGTAACCTCCAGTGGAAGCGCGACTTCAAAGAAACTCACGGTGCCTTCGCCACCCAGTGGACCTACGGCAGCAGCCCCATGCTGGACGGTGGCAAGCTCTACATCCAGGTCCTCCAGCGGGATGAACCCTTCGAATTCCAGGGTTTCCCCAAAGGTACCCCTGGCAAGGACATGACCAGCTACATCCTCGCCGTGGACCCCGCCACGGGCAAGGATGTCTGGAAGCAGCTCCGCAAAACCCCGGCCGAGGTCGAGTCCCTGGAAGCCTTCAGCTCCCCTGTCTTTGCCGACCATGACGGCAAGCGCATCATGCTCATCTCCGGCGGTGACACCCTGACCCTGCACGATGCCGCCACCGGCAGCGAATACGCCCGCCTCACCACCTGGAACCTGGCCGGGGAAGGGTATAACAAATTCTTCCGTCTTGTCCCGTCCCCAGTTGTTGGCGAAGGTATCGCCCTCGTCTGCGCCCCGAAAAATTCCCCTGTCTTCGCCATGCCTCTGGACAGCAAAGGCAACGAAATCAAACCCCTCTGGGCCAGCGATCCCAAAGAAGTCACCACCGACGTCTCTACTCCCGCGTTTTATGAAGGCAGCTTCTACGTCCTGGACAGCGGCCGCCGCACGGTCAGCCGCGTGGAACCAAAGACCGGTAAGGTCATCTGGACGGGCGAAACGGGCAGCAAAGCCAAGTTTGAAAGCAGCCCCACTGTGGTGGACGGCAAAATCTACATGACCAACTTCTGGGGCGACGTTTACGTGGTCAAAGCCGGTGGCGACAAGTTTGAGCTTCTGAGCGTCAACGAAATGGGCAACGGCAGCAAACCCAACGGCGACGCCGCAAGCTGCCGCAGCAGCATTGCCGCCGCCAACGGCTGCCTCTTCATTCGCACCCAGGACAAGCTGTACTGCGTTGGCCAGTAA
- a CDS encoding ABC transporter ATP-binding protein, with protein sequence MIQIEDLTMNYGDLKALDSLSLEIRPGELFAFLGPNGAGKTTAIRLLTGLMKPMSGRVRICGIDIQKEPMKAKSLLGYVPDVAVFYEKLSAPEFMHFIAELFEMDIAHAAARTKALFTQFGLHEHCGQRIENLSHGTRQRLAIASALLHEPKVFVIDEPMVGLDPIHARVVKEELKRQTQTGATVLMSTHLLNIAEEVADRIGIIHRGKLLFVGTLKELHAAQEKQGLRLEEIFLEMVG encoded by the coding sequence ATGATCCAGATCGAAGACCTGACGATGAACTATGGCGACCTGAAGGCGCTGGACAGCCTGTCGCTGGAGATCCGGCCGGGAGAACTCTTTGCTTTCCTAGGCCCCAATGGCGCTGGCAAGACCACCGCCATCCGGCTGCTGACGGGCCTCATGAAACCGATGAGCGGACGGGTGCGCATCTGCGGCATTGATATCCAGAAAGAGCCGATGAAGGCCAAGTCCCTGCTGGGATATGTACCAGATGTGGCAGTGTTTTACGAAAAGCTCAGCGCGCCGGAGTTCATGCACTTCATTGCGGAGCTGTTTGAAATGGATATCGCCCATGCGGCGGCGAGGACGAAGGCTTTGTTTACCCAGTTTGGCCTGCATGAGCACTGCGGCCAGCGCATTGAAAACCTCAGCCATGGCACGCGGCAGCGGCTGGCCATTGCGAGCGCGCTTCTGCATGAGCCGAAGGTCTTCGTGATTGATGAGCCGATGGTGGGCCTGGACCCCATCCATGCACGGGTGGTGAAGGAGGAACTGAAGCGCCAGACACAAACGGGAGCGACAGTGCTGATGAGCACCCACCTGCTGAACATTGCGGAAGAAGTGGCGGACCGCATCGGCATCATCCACCGGGGAAAGCTGCTCTTCGTCGGCACACTGAAGGAGCTGCATGCGGCCCAGGAGAAGCAGGGCCTGAGACTGGAGGAGATCTTCCTGGAGATGGTGGGTTAG
- the glpX gene encoding class II fructose-bisphosphatase: MSSDLPPLRSPLDLERVLEFEFVRATENAALNAIHWLGRGEKELADAAACNAIYGVFDILDIRGEVIIGEGIKDDSPGILVGEHLGTWKPGSPRFDIALDPIDGTTNIAKGTPNSISVIAAAQKPDGAPTAMMNIPSFYSHKLAYGPAVKRALKEKGDRNFLDMPLKEVIEFIADALGKKVRDVVVVTMDRPRHAQIVKEVRDCGAALRMITDGDIAAAVAPSLPESGVDMYVGMGGSPEAVLAAAALKCLGGDMDVRMWFHNEEHRAEVAASTSEEEMNRTYRSDDLIIGESALFCATGISDSPLLPGVKIIGHRIETHSILMRSRSGTIRHIHASHDLDRKVVPLRE; encoded by the coding sequence ATGTCTTCAGACCTTCCGCCCCTTCGCAGCCCCCTGGATCTTGAGCGTGTGCTTGAGTTTGAATTTGTACGTGCCACGGAAAATGCGGCGCTGAATGCCATTCACTGGCTGGGACGTGGGGAAAAAGAGCTGGCGGATGCTGCGGCGTGCAATGCCATTTATGGTGTCTTTGACATCCTGGACATCCGGGGAGAGGTCATCATCGGGGAAGGCATCAAGGATGACTCTCCGGGCATTTTGGTGGGGGAGCATCTGGGCACCTGGAAACCCGGCAGCCCGCGCTTTGACATCGCCCTGGACCCGATTGACGGCACCACCAACATTGCCAAAGGCACGCCTAACAGCATCTCGGTCATCGCTGCCGCCCAGAAGCCGGATGGTGCGCCGACTGCCATGATGAACATCCCCAGCTTTTACAGCCACAAGCTGGCCTATGGCCCGGCGGTGAAGCGTGCGCTGAAGGAGAAAGGCGACCGCAATTTTTTGGACATGCCTTTGAAGGAGGTCATCGAATTCATCGCCGACGCCCTGGGAAAAAAAGTCCGCGATGTGGTCGTGGTGACCATGGACCGGCCACGCCATGCGCAGATCGTCAAAGAAGTGCGAGACTGCGGTGCCGCCCTGCGGATGATCACGGACGGGGACATCGCCGCTGCCGTGGCTCCCTCCCTGCCGGAAAGCGGCGTGGACATGTATGTGGGCATGGGCGGCAGCCCGGAGGCCGTGCTGGCCGCTGCAGCGCTGAAGTGTCTGGGCGGTGACATGGACGTGCGCATGTGGTTTCACAATGAGGAGCACCGGGCCGAGGTGGCGGCGAGTACCAGCGAGGAGGAGATGAACCGCACCTACCGCAGTGACGACCTGATCATTGGTGAAAGCGCGCTGTTTTGCGCCACCGGCATCAGCGACAGCCCGCTGCTGCCGGGAGTGAAGATCATCGGTCATCGCATTGAGACGCACAGCATCCTCATGCGCTCACGCAGCGGTACGATCCGGCACATTCATGCGAGCCATGATCTGGATCGCAAGGTGGTGCCTTTGAGGGAGTAG
- the aroE gene encoding shikimate dehydrogenase, with protein sequence MAFFYTFDQLRHWADVAPSLNPPAKLAVIGDPIGHSKSPQMHNPALQTCGLGAQYVRVQVPVGSVKEAFGLFIQHGFHGANITIPHKFEALDVVDHVDPLARRLGAVNTLAIRDGKMHGYNTDGPGFLRSVKEAFGAEVKDLRILILGAGGGAGRAVAVQSVLAGCRHLLLATRTQSKLAPLMQELESLPESKTTLQICTLVHDDLAEQLANVDLIVNATSLGMKPEDEKLLPDGCLEARHCVYDMVYRASGPTELIQAATTAGARHADGMCLLLHQGAISFEHWFPGHTAPLEAMRAGLANKE encoded by the coding sequence GTGGCTTTCTTTTACACCTTCGACCAGCTTCGTCATTGGGCCGATGTGGCTCCTTCCTTGAACCCGCCTGCAAAGCTGGCTGTCATCGGGGATCCCATCGGGCATTCCAAGTCCCCCCAGATGCATAACCCGGCGCTCCAAACCTGCGGGCTGGGCGCCCAGTATGTGCGCGTGCAGGTGCCGGTTGGCAGTGTAAAGGAGGCGTTTGGCCTTTTCATCCAGCACGGTTTTCACGGTGCCAACATCACCATTCCGCATAAGTTTGAAGCGCTGGATGTGGTGGATCATGTGGACCCGCTGGCCCGCCGTCTGGGCGCAGTGAACACCCTGGCCATTCGTGATGGAAAGATGCACGGCTACAACACCGACGGGCCCGGTTTCCTCCGCAGTGTGAAGGAAGCCTTCGGTGCGGAAGTGAAGGATCTTCGCATTTTGATCCTTGGTGCCGGCGGCGGCGCAGGCCGCGCCGTTGCGGTGCAAAGTGTCCTGGCCGGATGCAGACACCTGCTCCTGGCCACCCGCACCCAATCCAAGCTGGCTCCACTCATGCAGGAGCTGGAATCGCTACCGGAATCCAAGACAACACTGCAAATCTGCACCCTCGTTCATGACGATCTGGCCGAACAACTGGCCAACGTGGACCTCATTGTCAATGCCACCTCCCTCGGCATGAAACCGGAGGATGAAAAGCTGCTGCCGGACGGCTGCCTCGAAGCCCGCCATTGCGTTTACGACATGGTCTATCGCGCCAGCGGCCCCACCGAGCTCATCCAGGCCGCCACCACCGCCGGTGCCCGCCATGCCGATGGCATGTGCCTTCTCCTGCACCAGGGTGCCATCTCCTTTGAGCACTGGTTCCCCGGCCACACGGCTCCGCTCGAAGCCATGCGCGCTGGTTTGGCTAACAAGGAGTGA
- a CDS encoding MFS transporter: MSSPKAPSSTGRNMALIAAFLGWMFDGFEMGLFPLIGKPALQDLLASTVAPEAMSGHLDRWFSVIIATFLVGAATGGVFFGWLGDRIGRVKAMSLSIFTYAIFTGLCGFATEAWHVAILRFIASLGMGGEWALGVALVNELWTKGNRALVAGAIGAAANFGYLLVAALSLGMNTFIDTMREWILAMGGSESMAGYLLKNQAWRFLMIIGALPAGIIFLIRIFVPESDKWEDEKAAGKTSFWSTPDLKGVLIGAVVALGIIWSWSPMGIEAGVTSLMAVVITVVGFAVVVWGYLLPVRRYLQRAQAANSITRESQLTIGKNLLIGATLAGIALLGTWGAAQQSAKWSTELAPNGWTNVAQYTQISTSVGAILFAMFAPFLANMLNRRITYLVMCISALGAALLFYQTNDTINYWFFTSAFLMGGITASFYGFFPLYLPELFPTSVRATGQGFCFNVGRIIAAIGGLQIANLVHAFGTSANAYSALCAIYLVGMVLVWFAPETKGRALA, translated from the coding sequence ATGTCTTCTCCCAAAGCTCCCTCCTCCACCGGTCGCAACATGGCACTCATTGCCGCCTTTTTAGGCTGGATGTTTGACGGATTCGAGATGGGGCTGTTTCCGCTGATCGGCAAACCCGCGCTTCAGGACCTGCTGGCTTCCACCGTCGCACCGGAGGCCATGTCCGGCCATCTGGACCGCTGGTTCAGCGTCATCATTGCCACCTTCCTCGTTGGCGCAGCCACTGGCGGCGTCTTCTTTGGCTGGCTCGGCGACCGCATCGGCCGCGTCAAGGCCATGTCCCTTTCCATCTTCACCTATGCCATCTTCACCGGTCTGTGCGGCTTCGCCACCGAGGCCTGGCACGTGGCCATCCTGCGCTTCATCGCCTCCCTCGGCATGGGCGGCGAGTGGGCCTTGGGAGTGGCCCTGGTGAATGAACTCTGGACCAAAGGCAACCGCGCTCTGGTGGCCGGGGCCATCGGTGCAGCGGCCAACTTCGGCTACCTCCTCGTCGCCGCGCTCAGCCTCGGCATGAACACCTTCATTGATACCATGCGCGAATGGATCCTGGCCATGGGCGGCTCTGAATCTATGGCTGGCTATCTTTTGAAAAACCAGGCCTGGCGCTTCCTCATGATCATCGGTGCCCTGCCTGCTGGCATCATCTTCCTCATCCGGATCTTTGTGCCCGAGTCTGACAAATGGGAGGATGAAAAAGCCGCTGGCAAGACTTCCTTCTGGAGCACCCCCGATCTTAAAGGCGTGCTCATTGGTGCCGTCGTCGCACTCGGCATCATCTGGTCCTGGTCGCCCATGGGCATCGAGGCCGGCGTGACTTCCCTTATGGCGGTCGTGATTACCGTCGTCGGTTTTGCCGTTGTGGTCTGGGGTTACCTGCTGCCCGTGCGCCGCTATCTGCAGCGTGCCCAGGCCGCCAACAGCATCACCCGCGAAAGCCAGCTCACCATCGGCAAGAACCTCCTCATCGGTGCAACCCTGGCCGGGATCGCCCTGCTGGGCACCTGGGGTGCCGCCCAGCAGTCCGCCAAGTGGTCCACTGAGCTGGCTCCCAACGGCTGGACCAACGTCGCCCAATACACCCAGATTTCCACCTCCGTGGGGGCCATCCTCTTCGCCATGTTCGCCCCCTTCCTGGCCAACATGCTGAACCGCCGCATCACCTATCTGGTCATGTGCATCTCCGCCCTCGGCGCAGCGCTTCTGTTCTATCAGACCAACGACACCATCAACTACTGGTTCTTCACCTCCGCCTTCCTGATGGGCGGGATCACCGCCAGCTTCTACGGTTTCTTCCCGTTGTATCTGCCAGAGCTGTTCCCCACCAGTGTGCGCGCCACCGGCCAGGGTTTCTGCTTCAACGTCGGCCGCATCATCGCCGCCATCGGCGGACTTCAGATCGCCAACCTCGTCCACGCCTTCGGCACCTCCGCGAATGCCTATTCCGCCCTTTGCGCCATTTACCTCGTCGGCATGGTGCTCGTCTGGTTCGCCCCGGAAACCAAGGGCAGGGCGCTGGCCTGA
- a CDS encoding voltage-gated chloride channel family protein → MSPRHYLQELLQQAWAGLKWLAVIGPMAVAVGSACALFLWSLDRATETRFANPWLLFLLPVAGVVVGYAYHWFGKPAEGGNNLIMEEIHQPGCGVPKRMAPLILISTVITHLFGGSAGREGTAVQMGGSIASSVARLFRLEAHAVRILLMGGIAAGFGAVFGTPLAGAVFALEVLAIGQMRYDALTACLASAMIGDWTCHAWGVGHTLYNVGYMSDGMVPTHFFHLEAVMLAKVALAAVAFGMASYLFSELSHAASAGYKKICPYAPLRPAIGGVLVIGLVYALGTTQYLGLGVTSPDPEHVTIASLFTTQEVHPTAWWWKLVFTVVTLSAGFKGGEVTPLFFIGGALGNALAGLLGAPLDLFAALGFVAIFAGATNTPLACTIMGIELFGAANGVYIAVACFIAYLCSGHTGIYLAQRVAVSKYGRVLLPPGATLRDLRTPKPPPQEKPAEPKGDP, encoded by the coding sequence ATGTCACCCCGCCACTACCTCCAAGAGCTCCTCCAGCAGGCCTGGGCAGGACTGAAGTGGCTGGCCGTCATCGGGCCCATGGCCGTGGCGGTGGGCTCCGCCTGCGCTCTTTTTTTATGGAGCCTGGACCGGGCGACGGAGACCCGCTTTGCCAATCCCTGGCTGCTTTTCCTGCTGCCCGTCGCCGGCGTCGTCGTGGGGTATGCTTATCACTGGTTTGGCAAGCCGGCGGAAGGCGGCAACAACCTCATCATGGAGGAGATCCACCAGCCGGGCTGCGGCGTGCCGAAGCGGATGGCCCCGCTCATCCTCATCAGCACCGTCATCACCCATCTCTTCGGTGGCTCCGCTGGACGAGAGGGCACTGCCGTGCAAATGGGCGGAAGCATCGCCAGCAGTGTGGCGCGGCTTTTCCGGCTGGAGGCACACGCCGTGCGCATCCTTCTCATGGGCGGCATCGCCGCAGGTTTTGGCGCGGTGTTTGGCACACCGCTGGCCGGAGCCGTCTTTGCCCTGGAGGTGCTCGCCATCGGCCAGATGCGTTATGATGCCCTCACTGCCTGCCTGGCCTCCGCCATGATTGGCGACTGGACCTGCCACGCCTGGGGTGTGGGCCACACGCTTTACAATGTGGGCTACATGAGTGATGGCATGGTGCCCACACACTTCTTCCACCTGGAGGCAGTGATGCTGGCCAAGGTGGCCCTGGCGGCGGTGGCTTTTGGCATGGCCAGTTATCTGTTCTCCGAACTGTCTCATGCCGCCTCGGCAGGCTATAAAAAAATCTGCCCTTATGCACCATTGCGGCCTGCCATTGGTGGAGTGCTCGTCATCGGCCTCGTCTATGCCCTGGGCACCACCCAGTATCTCGGCCTTGGCGTCACCTCGCCAGATCCTGAGCATGTCACTATCGCCTCCCTCTTCACCACCCAGGAGGTGCATCCCACCGCCTGGTGGTGGAAGCTGGTCTTCACGGTGGTGACATTAAGCGCAGGTTTTAAAGGCGGGGAGGTGACACCTCTTTTCTTCATCGGCGGTGCTTTGGGCAATGCCCTCGCCGGACTCCTCGGCGCTCCGTTGGACCTCTTCGCCGCCCTGGGTTTTGTCGCCATCTTTGCCGGAGCCACCAACACCCCGCTGGCCTGCACCATCATGGGCATCGAGCTCTTCGGCGCAGCCAACGGCGTGTACATCGCCGTGGCCTGTTTCATCGCCTACCTGTGCAGCGGCCACACCGGCATCTACCTGGCCCAGCGCGTGGCCGTTTCCAAATATGGCCGCGTATTGCTGCCACCGGGTGCGACTCTCAGGGACCTGCGCACCCCCAAACCGCCCCCTCAGGAAAAGCCTGCCGAACCTAAAGGCGATCCCTGA
- a CDS encoding tetratricopeptide repeat protein produces MDPNLERLIAAASRSVEEARRAAYRDATRIGLLVEQISVLADLRQKEGDFRKAESLYREALQRALEPRKPDAELLTGILSLIAHLYDRWGRMDQAAEHYQKALDVAVRGGVADSDKVATIKNNLAMIFKQLRDYAKAEQYYNEALDLFLLSDGSHSARVASVYNNLGVLYYTNLDVENAQKMHEHALSIRQNLANDATDQADLSQTYINLSAVYKASGDFQKAETCVEHAKKIRAGMNGYHPQPRRAASLLMDKSL; encoded by the coding sequence GTGGACCCCAACCTGGAGCGCCTGATTGCCGCCGCCTCCCGCAGCGTCGAGGAGGCGCGGCGCGCGGCCTACCGCGATGCAACGCGCATCGGCCTGCTTGTGGAGCAGATCAGCGTGCTGGCGGACCTGCGCCAAAAGGAGGGGGACTTTCGGAAGGCGGAATCTCTTTACCGTGAGGCGCTGCAACGCGCCCTGGAGCCACGCAAGCCGGACGCGGAGCTGCTGACGGGCATCCTGTCCCTCATCGCCCATCTTTATGACCGCTGGGGCCGCATGGACCAGGCTGCGGAGCACTATCAAAAGGCGCTCGATGTGGCCGTGCGAGGGGGAGTCGCCGACAGTGACAAAGTGGCCACGATCAAGAACAATCTGGCCATGATCTTCAAGCAGTTGCGCGACTACGCCAAGGCTGAGCAGTATTACAACGAGGCGCTTGACCTCTTTCTGCTCTCCGACGGCAGCCACAGCGCCCGTGTGGCCAGCGTCTATAACAACCTCGGCGTGCTTTATTATACCAACTTGGATGTGGAGAATGCTCAGAAGATGCATGAACATGCGCTCAGCATCCGGCAGAATCTGGCCAATGATGCCACCGACCAAGCCGACCTTTCCCAAACCTACATCAACCTCAGTGCCGTGTACAAAGCCTCTGGAGATTTTCAAAAAGCGGAAACCTGTGTGGAACATGCTAAGAAGATCCGTGCCGGCATGAATGGCTACCACCCGCAGCCGCGGCGCGCCGCCTCTCTGCTCATGGACAAATCGTTGTGA
- a CDS encoding tubulin beta chain has product MREILSIHVGQCGNQIADSFWRLALREHGLTEAGTLKEGSNAAANSNMEVFFHKVRDGKYVPRAVLVDLEPGVIARIEGGDMSQLFDESSIVRKIPGAANNWARGYHVEGDRVIDQIMNVIDSAVEKTKGLQGFLMTHSIGGGSGSGLGSLILERLRQAYPKKRIFTFSVVPSPLISDSAVEPYNAILTLQRILDHADGAVLLDNEALFRIAKSKLNRSPNYMDLNNIIALIVSSVTASLRFPGKLNTDLSEFVTNLVPFPGNHFLTASFAPMRNLGQEGQVRTNFPELARETFSQDNFTAAIDWQQGVYLAASALFRGDVKAKDVDENMASIRKSLNYASYMPASGGLKLGYAETAPEGFASSGLALVNHTGIAAVFERLISQFDIMFDNHAYTHWYENAGVSRDMMAEARNQIANLAQSYRDAS; this is encoded by the coding sequence GTGAGAGAGATCCTGAGCATTCACGTCGGACAGTGCGGCAACCAGATTGCAGACAGCTTTTGGAGGCTTGCCCTGCGCGAGCACGGCCTCACCGAGGCAGGCACCCTCAAGGAAGGCAGCAATGCCGCCGCCAACAGCAACATGGAGGTTTTCTTCCACAAGGTGCGGGATGGCAAATACGTCCCCCGCGCCGTCCTGGTGGACCTGGAGCCGGGCGTCATCGCCCGTATTGAGGGCGGAGACATGTCCCAGCTTTTTGATGAAAGCAGCATCGTCCGCAAGATCCCGGGCGCGGCCAACAACTGGGCGCGCGGTTACCATGTGGAGGGAGACCGGGTCATTGACCAGATCATGAACGTCATTGACAGCGCCGTGGAAAAAACCAAAGGCCTGCAGGGTTTTCTGATGACGCACTCCATCGGCGGCGGCTCCGGCTCTGGCCTCGGCTCGCTCATCCTGGAGCGTCTGCGGCAGGCCTACCCGAAGAAGCGCATCTTCACCTTCTCCGTGGTGCCTTCACCGCTCATCTCGGATTCCGCCGTGGAGCCCTACAATGCCATCCTGACCCTTCAGCGCATTCTTGACCATGCGGATGGCGCGGTGCTGCTGGATAACGAGGCGCTGTTCCGCATCGCCAAGTCCAAGCTGAACCGCAGCCCGAATTACATGGACCTCAACAACATCATCGCGCTCATCGTCAGCTCGGTGACGGCTTCCCTGCGTTTTCCCGGGAAGCTGAACACGGACCTGAGCGAGTTTGTGACCAATCTGGTCCCCTTCCCCGGCAACCATTTCCTGACCGCCAGCTTTGCGCCGATGCGCAACCTGGGCCAGGAAGGCCAGGTGCGGACGAATTTTCCCGAACTCGCCCGCGAGACTTTTTCGCAGGACAATTTCACCGCCGCCATTGACTGGCAGCAGGGAGTTTACCTGGCCGCCAGCGCACTCTTTCGCGGGGATGTGAAGGCCAAGGATGTGGATGAAAACATGGCCAGCATCCGCAAGTCGCTGAACTATGCCAGTTACATGCCGGCCTCCGGCGGGCTGAAGCTGGGCTATGCGGAGACCGCCCCGGAAGGGTTTGCCTCCAGCGGTCTGGCCCTGGTCAACCACACCGGCATCGCCGCTGTCTTTGAGAGGCTCATCTCCCAGTTTGACATCATGTTTGACAACCATGCCTACACGCACTGGTATGAAAATGCAGGCGTGTCCCGTGACATGATGGCCGAGGCCCGCAATCAGATCGCCAACCTGGCCCAGTCCTACCGCGACGCGAGCTGA
- a CDS encoding tubulin beta chain, whose protein sequence is MKVNNTIVVSIGQAGNQIASSFWKTVCQEHGIDPLTGQCAAGAAPLGNWSSFFSKLGESSSGSYVPRAIMVDLEPSVIEHVKATSGSLFNPASLISRTEGAGGNFAVGYMGAGREVLPEVMGRLDYEIDRCDNVGGIIVLHAIGGGSGSGLGCLLIETLKDKYPEFPVLSCAVLPSPQVSSVVTEPYNTVFAMNTLRRAADACLIFDNEALFELAHRKWNIESPTVDDLNLLITEALAGITASMRFSGFLTVEISLRELLTNLVPQPSLHFLMCAFAPLTPPDRSKFEEMGIEEMIKSLFDNGSVFAACSPMEGRFLSTAVLYRGIMEDKPQADAALAAMREKLPLTYWIPTAFKIGYVEQPGTSHRKSMVLLANNTEIARVLDRICHNFDKLWQRKAFANWYLNEGMTEEQINGLRASAQELIQSYQVAEESGAKAKVQDTAGETVARSSSMEDPRSSMSLRDLVDRRR, encoded by the coding sequence ATGAAGGTCAATAACACAATCGTCGTTTCGATCGGCCAGGCCGGCAACCAAATCGCTTCTTCGTTCTGGAAGACGGTCTGCCAGGAGCACGGGATTGATCCGCTCACCGGACAGTGTGCTGCAGGCGCAGCACCACTGGGGAACTGGAGTTCGTTTTTCTCCAAGCTTGGGGAGTCTTCTTCCGGCAGCTATGTGCCGCGCGCCATCATGGTGGATCTGGAGCCAAGCGTCATCGAACATGTGAAGGCCACCAGCGGCTCCCTGTTTAATCCCGCCAGCCTCATTTCCCGCACCGAAGGGGCGGGGGGCAACTTCGCCGTCGGTTACATGGGTGCGGGGCGTGAGGTGCTGCCGGAGGTCATGGGCCGGCTGGATTATGAGATCGACCGCTGTGACAACGTCGGCGGCATCATCGTGCTGCATGCCATCGGCGGCGGCTCCGGCTCCGGCCTGGGCTGTCTGCTCATTGAAACGCTGAAGGACAAGTATCCCGAATTCCCCGTGCTGAGCTGCGCCGTGCTGCCGTCCCCACAGGTTTCCTCGGTGGTGACGGAGCCTTACAATACGGTCTTTGCCATGAACACGCTGCGCCGTGCGGCCGATGCCTGCCTGATCTTTGACAATGAGGCGCTCTTTGAACTGGCGCACCGCAAGTGGAACATCGAAAGCCCCACGGTGGATGACCTGAACCTGCTCATCACGGAGGCCCTGGCGGGCATCACCGCCTCCATGCGCTTCAGCGGCTTTCTGACGGTGGAGATCAGCCTGCGCGAGCTGCTGACCAATCTCGTCCCGCAGCCCTCCCTGCATTTCCTCATGTGCGCCTTTGCCCCGCTGACGCCGCCCGACCGCAGCAAGTTCGAGGAAATGGGCATTGAGGAGATGATCAAGTCCCTCTTTGACAATGGGTCCGTCTTTGCCGCCTGCTCGCCGATGGAAGGGCGCTTCCTGAGCACGGCCGTGCTTTATCGCGGCATCATGGAGGACAAGCCGCAGGCGGATGCCGCGCTGGCCGCGATGCGGGAGAAGCTGCCGCTCACGTATTGGATTCCCACCGCTTTTAAAATCGGATACGTGGAGCAGCCCGGCACCTCCCACCGCAAGAGCATGGTGCTGCTGGCCAACAACACCGAGATCGCCCGGGTGCTGGACCGCATCTGCCACAACTTTGACAAGCTCTGGCAGCGCAAGGCCTTCGCCAACTGGTACCTCAATGAAGGGATGACCGAGGAGCAGATCAACGGGCTGCGCGCCTCCGCCCAAGAGCTCATCCAGAGCTACCAGGTGGCTGAGGAAAGCGGTGCCAAGGCGAAGGTGCAGGACACTGCGGGCGAGACCGTCGCCCGCTCCAGCAGCATGGAGGATCCCCGCAGCTCCATGAGCCTGCGCGACCTGGTGGACCGCCGCCGCTGA